One Thalassotalea hakodatensis DNA segment encodes these proteins:
- a CDS encoding vWA domain-containing protein: MADFHFIRPWWLLATVGLIITLYLLKKHNVNQSGWQKLIPKHLANVLIEGKQSAKGLSLTIPFLIGLLAIVALAGPTWKKLPQPVYQLARGSVLIMDMSYSMYATDISPNRLTRARYKAIDLLEKLNEGEIGLIAYAGDAFTISPLTEDINNIELLLPSLSPDLMPALGSNPYAALALASDMLKNAGHVEGDVYWFTDGIDQEDVQDLTNWVRENPYRLNIMGIGTTAGAPIKLPNGQLLKDNSGAIVVPKLSENLLSTVAAQGKGQYARMVNSNQDIDTIVLPPIKHDAESNNESSQTGDQWQEFGPYLVLLMLPLVLLYFRRGKLLTLVPILFLMTPSKPVYADFWQNLWQTKDQQGQALYNAKDYEKAANTFEDPMWQGSAHYQAGNYQAALDAFSKGNNADALFNQGNALAKLQQFDEALAAYDKALELNPKLQDAKENKALVEQLKQQQEQQQNQDNQQNKDQNQQEENNEQQSDQNQQQEQEKNQQQSEDQQEQNKEQQQQAAQDQQKEQEQEQNPEQENQAQEKPEQQPEQQQEQQAKAAKAQQEQEMEQKHQQLLNKVTDDPYLLLRNKMQLEYQKRRQNRTSVGAQKKW; this comes from the coding sequence ATGGCTGATTTTCACTTCATTCGACCTTGGTGGTTGTTAGCTACCGTAGGGTTAATTATTACCCTTTATTTACTGAAGAAACATAATGTTAATCAATCGGGTTGGCAAAAATTAATTCCTAAACATTTAGCAAATGTACTCATCGAAGGCAAACAGAGTGCAAAGGGGTTATCGTTAACTATTCCCTTTTTAATAGGATTATTAGCGATCGTGGCACTTGCTGGCCCAACCTGGAAAAAATTACCCCAGCCTGTATATCAATTGGCACGTGGTTCGGTGTTAATTATGGATATGTCGTATTCAATGTATGCAACTGATATATCCCCTAATAGGTTAACCAGAGCTCGCTACAAAGCCATAGACTTATTAGAAAAATTGAACGAAGGTGAAATAGGCTTAATCGCTTATGCAGGCGATGCTTTTACCATTAGTCCATTAACAGAAGATATTAACAACATTGAATTACTGTTACCGTCTTTAAGTCCAGATCTTATGCCTGCTCTTGGTAGTAACCCATATGCAGCTTTGGCTTTAGCCAGCGATATGTTAAAAAATGCTGGTCATGTTGAAGGCGATGTCTATTGGTTTACTGACGGCATTGATCAAGAAGATGTACAAGATCTCACGAATTGGGTCAGAGAAAACCCATATCGTTTAAATATAATGGGGATCGGAACAACCGCTGGTGCGCCAATAAAATTACCGAATGGTCAATTACTCAAAGATAACAGTGGTGCGATTGTGGTACCCAAGTTATCAGAAAACTTATTATCCACCGTTGCAGCACAAGGCAAAGGACAATATGCACGCATGGTAAACAGTAATCAAGATATTGACACCATTGTATTACCGCCAATAAAGCACGATGCAGAAAGTAACAATGAAAGTTCACAGACCGGCGATCAATGGCAAGAGTTTGGACCTTACCTAGTGTTATTAATGTTACCTTTAGTTTTGCTATATTTCCGTCGTGGAAAACTACTTACCCTAGTACCTATTTTATTCTTAATGACACCAAGCAAGCCCGTTTATGCTGACTTCTGGCAGAATTTATGGCAAACGAAAGATCAACAAGGTCAAGCCTTATACAACGCTAAAGATTATGAAAAAGCTGCCAATACTTTTGAAGATCCAATGTGGCAAGGCAGTGCACATTACCAAGCGGGTAACTATCAAGCAGCACTTGACGCATTTTCAAAGGGTAACAACGCCGATGCTTTATTCAATCAAGGAAACGCACTGGCTAAATTACAACAATTCGACGAGGCACTTGCTGCCTACGATAAAGCGTTAGAGTTAAACCCAAAGCTACAAGACGCCAAAGAAAATAAAGCGTTGGTAGAACAATTAAAACAGCAACAAGAACAACAACAAAACCAAGATAATCAACAGAATAAAGATCAAAATCAACAAGAAGAAAATAACGAACAACAAAGCGATCAAAACCAACAACAAGAACAAGAAAAAAATCAGCAGCAAAGTGAAGACCAACAAGAGCAAAATAAAGAACAGCAACAACAGGCAGCTCAAGACCAGCAAAAAGAGCAAGAACAAGAGCAAAATCCTGAACAAGAAAATCAAGCCCAAGAAAAGCCTGAGCAGCAACCCGAGCAGCAACAGGAACAACAAGCTAAGGCAGCTAAAGCCCAACAAGAACAAGAAATGGAGCAAAAGCATCAGCAACTGTTAAATAAAGTCACTGATGATCCTTACTTATTATTGCGTAATAAAATGCAGTTGGAATATCAAAAACGTCGTCAAAATAGAACCAGCGTAGGAGCACAGAAAAAGTGGTAA
- a CDS encoding DUF58 domain-containing protein, with translation MWFKSKTPTATFDPSQQLASLMANGVSITINELLQYQNKASLINLTANKNLHGQLAGNYLARTKGRGMEFDEVRHYQTGDDIRTIDWRVTARTGETHTKLFREEIERPVIVATDLSSNMLFGSKLLFKSVQAAHLAALLAWHTKQRGDRFGGIVFNESSHTELKPRSRQQGVLHYLHALTTCHQQSSLLLAQDSPDVDEKTHAFAQNCLRLRQVSRPGSLVYFITDGHHTSDEAIRHLANINRHCELVVCLISDPLEHQLPSVKTKVNVSITDGQHKQQLTLGDQNTAAEYAAHAQSLISEKEALLEKAGARLLHFCAGQSLEQQIKNGVAPWIR, from the coding sequence ATGTGGTTTAAGTCTAAAACACCAACAGCGACCTTTGATCCTAGCCAGCAATTAGCCAGTTTAATGGCTAACGGTGTATCTATTACGATCAATGAGCTGCTTCAATACCAAAATAAAGCTTCGCTTATTAATCTTACGGCAAATAAAAACTTACACGGACAATTAGCGGGTAACTATTTAGCTCGCACTAAAGGTCGTGGTATGGAATTTGATGAAGTAAGGCATTATCAAACAGGCGATGATATTCGCACCATAGATTGGCGTGTCACTGCTCGAACGGGTGAAACACATACCAAATTATTTCGTGAAGAAATAGAGCGCCCTGTGATTGTGGCAACTGATTTAAGCAGTAATATGTTGTTTGGCAGTAAGTTATTGTTCAAATCTGTTCAGGCTGCGCATTTAGCCGCGTTATTGGCATGGCATACCAAACAACGCGGTGATCGTTTTGGCGGTATTGTGTTTAACGAATCCTCTCATACCGAATTGAAACCACGAAGCAGACAGCAAGGCGTGTTACATTACCTTCATGCCTTAACGACATGTCATCAACAATCAAGCTTGTTATTGGCACAAGATAGTCCAGATGTTGACGAAAAAACACATGCATTCGCGCAAAACTGTTTACGATTAAGACAGGTTTCTCGCCCGGGCAGTTTAGTGTATTTTATTACCGATGGTCATCATACATCAGATGAAGCTATACGGCACTTAGCCAATATTAACCGCCATTGTGAATTAGTAGTTTGCTTGATCTCAGATCCACTTGAACACCAGTTGCCTTCGGTAAAAACAAAAGTAAATGTCAGTATTACTGACGGACAGCATAAACAACAATTAACCCTAGGCGATCAAAACACAGCAGCGGAATATGCAGCGCATGCTCAATCGCTGATCTCTGAAAAAGAAGCCCTACTTGAGAAAGCAGGTGCTCGTTTGTTGCATTTTTGTGCCGGACAATCATTAGAACAACAAATCAAAAACGGAGTTGCACCATGGATCCGTTAG
- a CDS encoding DUF4381 domain-containing protein — protein sequence MDPLAQLKDIHLPEQVHQWPVAMGWWLLLTALVILLIIVMIKIVQKRKLLADKKQAMTLLNSTDMNAEQIIATLKWLSMRYFQRGHVAKLHGKAFANFLISVMPEKKQALIAENLPELLIAHYRNANDEEALNELKQQAILWINCALPPKAESKPTQLEPAQ from the coding sequence ATGGATCCGTTAGCCCAATTAAAAGACATTCATTTACCAGAGCAAGTCCATCAATGGCCTGTTGCAATGGGATGGTGGCTGCTATTAACAGCGCTCGTTATCTTGTTAATTATTGTCATGATTAAAATCGTGCAAAAAAGAAAACTGCTTGCTGATAAAAAACAAGCGATGACGTTACTCAACTCAACAGACATGAATGCAGAGCAAATTATTGCAACACTAAAGTGGCTTTCTATGCGTTACTTTCAACGAGGCCATGTTGCGAAGCTTCATGGTAAAGCGTTTGCCAATTTTTTAATTTCAGTTATGCCAGAGAAAAAACAAGCATTAATTGCTGAAAACTTGCCAGAACTGTTAATAGCGCACTATCGCAACGCAAATGATGAAGAAGCATTAAATGAACTGAAACAACAAGCGATATTATGGATAAACTGTGCATTACCGCCCAAAGCAGAATCTAAACCAACGCAACTGGAGCCTGCTCAATGA
- a CDS encoding AAA family ATPase, translated as MAIEYFSSLKEHLSAQIVGQEALVENLLIALLANGHLIVEGPPGLAKTRAVNALAQGVEADFHRIQFTPDLLPADLTGTDIYRPEDGSFVFQSGPLFRNLVLADEINRAPAKVQSALLEAMAEGQITVGKNTYKLPDLFLVMATQNPIEQEGTYPLPEAQLDRFLMHLEIDYPDAQSELEILKINRGEALNKPVEKISQISQADIFAAREQLLQIHMSPAIETYIVDLIMATRQPEKYDDKLKQWLAYGASPRATIALDRCARARAWLHGRDFVGPDDVQAVVHNVLRHRLLLTYQAEAEGITTNDLLDHILTQVAVG; from the coding sequence ATGGCTATTGAGTATTTTTCATCGCTTAAAGAACATTTATCCGCACAAATTGTTGGACAAGAAGCATTAGTTGAAAACCTATTGATTGCCTTATTGGCAAACGGACATTTAATCGTTGAAGGGCCTCCTGGGCTAGCAAAAACACGCGCAGTAAATGCTCTAGCGCAAGGCGTAGAAGCAGACTTTCACCGCATTCAATTTACACCTGATTTGCTACCCGCTGATTTAACAGGCACGGATATTTATCGTCCTGAAGATGGCAGTTTTGTTTTTCAATCGGGCCCCTTGTTTAGAAACTTAGTACTGGCCGATGAGATTAACCGAGCGCCGGCAAAAGTTCAATCGGCACTATTAGAGGCCATGGCCGAAGGCCAAATTACCGTTGGTAAAAACACCTATAAACTGCCAGATTTATTTCTCGTTATGGCTACACAAAACCCTATTGAGCAAGAAGGAACGTACCCACTTCCTGAAGCACAGTTAGATCGGTTTCTTATGCACTTAGAAATTGACTACCCTGATGCACAAAGTGAGCTTGAGATTTTAAAAATCAATCGTGGTGAAGCGTTAAATAAACCCGTAGAAAAGATCAGCCAAATTTCACAAGCAGATATTTTTGCTGCAAGAGAACAACTACTGCAAATACATATGTCTCCTGCGATTGAAACATATATCGTCGATTTAATTATGGCAACGCGCCAACCGGAAAAGTACGACGATAAATTAAAACAATGGTTAGCCTATGGTGCTAGTCCACGAGCTACCATTGCATTAGATCGTTGCGCCAGAGCACGCGCTTGGCTACACGGACGAGATTTTGTCGGGCCAGATGACGTTCAAGCTGTTGTTCATAATGTATTACGCCATAGACTTCTACTGACCTATCAAGCGGAAGCAGAAGGGATTACGACGAATGATCTGCTAGATCATATTCTTACTCAGGTAGCTGTGGGTTAA
- the fadI gene encoding acetyl-CoA C-acyltransferase FadI, with amino-acid sequence MSLSLKTASGERIAVVAGLRTPFAKQATAFHGIPALDLGKIVVNELINKTEIDPKLIDQLVFGQVVQMPEAPNIAREIVLGTGMNVHTDAYSVSRACATSFQSTVNVAESILSGVVDIGVAGGADSLSVAPIGVSKKFARTLLDLSKTKTLGQKLSLLKTLRFKDLLPVPPAVAEYSTGLSMGQTAEQMAKTYGITREDQDALAHRSHELATQSWKDGKLANEVMTAHVEPYKHYIDKDNCIRENSDLASYAKLRPVFDRKHGTVTAANSTALTDGASAILLMREGRAKELGYEPLGYIRSFGFAAIDVWEDMLMGPSFATPIALKRAGMELKDLDLIEMHEAFAAQALANVKMFGSKTFAQTHLGRDKAIGEIDMDIFNVMGGSLAYGHPFAATGTRLITQVLNELRRRGGGVGLTTACAAGGLGAAMVLETE; translated from the coding sequence ATGTCACTATCATTAAAAACAGCTTCAGGTGAACGTATTGCCGTTGTTGCTGGTTTGAGAACACCTTTCGCGAAACAAGCAACTGCTTTTCACGGGATTCCTGCATTAGATCTTGGGAAAATTGTGGTTAATGAATTAATCAATAAAACTGAAATTGACCCTAAACTTATCGACCAACTAGTTTTTGGTCAAGTGGTTCAAATGCCTGAGGCACCTAATATTGCTCGTGAAATTGTCTTAGGCACTGGTATGAATGTTCATACTGATGCTTACAGTGTATCACGCGCATGTGCGACAAGTTTTCAGTCAACGGTTAATGTTGCTGAATCGATACTTTCAGGCGTGGTGGACATAGGAGTTGCTGGAGGCGCAGATTCATTGTCCGTAGCGCCGATAGGGGTATCAAAAAAATTCGCGAGAACGTTACTTGATTTGAGTAAGACTAAAACATTGGGCCAGAAATTATCTTTATTGAAAACCCTTCGTTTCAAAGACTTATTGCCAGTTCCGCCAGCGGTTGCTGAATACTCAACGGGGCTTTCAATGGGGCAAACCGCTGAACAAATGGCAAAAACTTACGGTATTACTCGTGAAGATCAAGATGCACTAGCTCATCGCTCGCATGAATTAGCTACTCAATCTTGGAAAGACGGTAAACTTGCTAATGAGGTGATGACCGCACATGTTGAACCTTACAAGCACTATATAGATAAAGATAATTGCATTAGAGAAAATTCAGATCTAGCAAGTTATGCAAAATTACGCCCTGTATTTGATCGTAAACATGGCACGGTTACAGCTGCTAACAGTACAGCATTGACTGATGGCGCATCAGCTATTTTATTAATGCGAGAAGGTCGTGCAAAAGAATTAGGGTATGAACCGCTAGGTTATATTCGTAGCTTTGGTTTTGCTGCCATCGATGTGTGGGAAGATATGCTGATGGGGCCAAGTTTTGCAACACCTATCGCACTTAAACGAGCGGGCATGGAATTAAAAGACTTAGACTTGATAGAAATGCATGAAGCTTTTGCCGCGCAAGCGTTAGCGAATGTTAAAATGTTTGGCAGTAAGACATTCGCACAAACGCATTTAGGTCGTGACAAAGCAATTGGTGAAATTGATATGGACATTTTTAATGTCATGGGCGGTTCATTGGCATACGGCCATCCTTTTGCGGCGACAGGAACCCGATTAATTACTCAGGTGCTTAACGAGTTACGTCGCAGAGGTGGTGGAGTTGGTTTGACAACCGCCTGTGCTGCAGGTGGCTTAGGCGCAGCAATGGTGTTGGAGACAGAATAA
- the fadJ gene encoding fatty acid oxidation complex subunit alpha FadJ: MTDTTTFTLSIQDNNVAHLVMDVPDESMNTLKSAFADEIATILQEIKANTSLLGVVLCSGKKDSFVAGADINMLASCKTAQEATTLSRQGQMIFDQLASLDIPVIAAINGACLGGGLELAMACHARVCSDSPKTALGLPEVQLGLLPGSGGTQRLPKLVGIQKALDMMLTGKQLRAKQALKAGLVDDVVPNTVLIDVAEKMVLSGKIRAGKNHYKPVKLNLVGKALEKTPIGRKVLFDQAIKTVNKKTKGNYPAPLNIIKCVKMGVEQSPAKGFQLEADLFGELVMTPESYQLRQIFFATTEMKKEQGVAGVEPSTIKKVAVLGGGLMGGGIAFVTATKAKLPVRIKDIGDQGLKNAFKYGYDLLNKKVKRRFMRKSEMQKQMAMMTGTTDYSGFHDVDVVIEAVFEDLALKQSMVQDIEQHCASSTIFASNTSSLPIGQIAAKATRAENVIGLHYFSPVDKMPLAEIIPHEGSSEQVISTTVALAKKQGKTPIVVKDKAGFYVNRILAPYMNEAAILLLAGEPIDKLDRALVNAGFPVGPMQLLDEVGIDVGAKIGPILQAELGERFAPPEAFDKLIDDGRLGKKAKKGFYRYDVKKKEVDQSVYQLLNISPQGKLASEEIAKRCIYMMLNEAAECLAEGIIRNARDGDIGAIFGIGFPPFLGGPFRYMDTLGIEKVVTQLNQFKALYGDRYAPSESLVNMANQGETFYND, translated from the coding sequence ATGACAGATACAACAACGTTTACTTTATCGATTCAAGACAATAATGTTGCCCATTTAGTGATGGATGTGCCTGACGAGTCGATGAACACATTGAAGTCAGCATTTGCAGACGAAATTGCGACAATTTTACAAGAAATTAAAGCGAATACCTCGTTGCTTGGGGTTGTGCTTTGCAGTGGCAAAAAAGATTCCTTTGTTGCTGGCGCTGATATAAACATGCTAGCAAGCTGTAAGACAGCACAAGAAGCGACAACGCTATCCAGACAAGGACAAATGATTTTTGATCAATTGGCCTCCCTCGACATTCCTGTGATCGCAGCAATTAATGGTGCTTGCTTAGGTGGTGGCTTAGAACTTGCGATGGCATGTCATGCAAGAGTTTGTTCAGATAGCCCTAAAACAGCGCTTGGTTTACCTGAGGTACAATTAGGTTTGTTACCAGGAAGTGGCGGTACACAAAGATTGCCTAAGCTAGTCGGTATTCAAAAAGCGTTAGATATGATGCTGACAGGTAAACAATTACGCGCGAAACAAGCATTAAAAGCAGGGTTAGTTGATGATGTTGTGCCAAATACAGTGTTGATTGATGTTGCCGAAAAAATGGTACTGTCTGGAAAAATAAGAGCAGGTAAAAACCATTATAAACCAGTAAAATTAAACCTTGTAGGTAAGGCGCTTGAAAAAACACCTATTGGCCGTAAAGTGTTATTTGATCAAGCCATTAAAACGGTAAATAAAAAAACAAAAGGTAATTATCCCGCACCATTAAACATTATAAAATGTGTAAAAATGGGCGTAGAACAATCTCCGGCGAAAGGGTTTCAATTAGAGGCTGACCTGTTCGGCGAATTAGTGATGACACCTGAGTCGTATCAATTACGACAAATATTTTTTGCCACTACCGAGATGAAGAAAGAGCAAGGTGTCGCAGGAGTAGAACCAAGTACAATAAAAAAAGTAGCTGTGCTTGGTGGTGGTCTTATGGGCGGCGGGATTGCATTTGTCACTGCAACGAAAGCTAAATTGCCGGTACGTATTAAAGATATTGGTGATCAAGGTCTGAAAAACGCATTCAAATATGGTTATGACTTATTAAATAAAAAAGTGAAACGCCGCTTTATGCGCAAAAGCGAAATGCAAAAGCAAATGGCAATGATGACAGGTACGACGGATTATTCTGGTTTTCATGATGTGGATGTTGTTATTGAAGCGGTTTTTGAAGATCTTGCGTTAAAGCAAAGCATGGTGCAAGACATTGAACAACACTGTGCTTCTTCAACCATTTTTGCCAGTAATACTTCAAGCTTGCCTATTGGGCAGATTGCAGCAAAAGCAACGCGTGCAGAAAATGTTATTGGATTACATTATTTTTCACCCGTAGACAAAATGCCACTGGCTGAAATCATTCCCCATGAAGGGTCCTCTGAACAAGTGATTTCAACAACAGTAGCCCTTGCTAAAAAACAAGGTAAAACACCAATTGTTGTTAAAGATAAAGCAGGATTTTATGTTAATCGCATTTTAGCGCCATACATGAATGAAGCGGCTATTTTATTACTAGCGGGCGAGCCGATAGATAAATTAGATCGTGCGTTAGTAAATGCGGGATTTCCAGTTGGCCCTATGCAGTTACTTGATGAAGTTGGTATTGATGTTGGTGCTAAAATCGGTCCTATTTTGCAAGCAGAGTTAGGCGAACGATTTGCGCCACCCGAAGCCTTTGATAAGTTAATTGATGATGGTCGATTAGGTAAGAAGGCGAAAAAGGGCTTCTATCGTTATGACGTTAAGAAGAAAGAAGTTGATCAGAGTGTCTATCAGTTATTAAATATTTCACCGCAAGGTAAGTTAGCCTCGGAAGAAATCGCAAAGCGATGCATCTATATGATGTTAAATGAAGCAGCAGAGTGTTTAGCAGAAGGTATTATTCGAAATGCGCGAGATGGTGATATTGGGGCTATATTTGGCATTGGCTTTCCGCCATTTTTAGGGGGACCTTTCCGCTATATGGACACTTTAGGTATTGAGAAAGTTGTGACACAGCTAAATCAATTTAAAGCGTTATATGGTGATAGATATGCACCGAGTGAGTCATTAGTAAATATGGCAAATCAAGGTGAAACGTTTTATAACGACTAG
- a CDS encoding vWA domain-containing protein, with the protein MIELALPWVLLALPLPLIMYFLPATASNEAAPLKMPVLVSSNTPKTLLGNQKKTPISLLALLWVLLVVSASQPQWLGEPVNIPTEGRELMVAVDLSGSMQVEDMSLNGATVNRLDMLKVLLGDFIDRRVGDRIGLILFGDDAYMQTPMTFDRKTVKQMLDETVLGLVGKQTAIGDAIALSVKRFAEKKDSNRVLLLLTDGQNTAGKILPEQALELAVAKNVTIYSVGIGADVMIQRSLFGKRRVNPSSELDEETLTKLAVDTGGKYFRARSSEDMEEIYQLLDQLEPVEQEQQQMRPLTALFYYPLAFAAIIVFSYILWLNISIYRPIGKSKNTQVVGDNNG; encoded by the coding sequence ATGATCGAATTAGCATTGCCTTGGGTGTTATTAGCACTGCCTTTGCCATTAATCATGTATTTTCTACCCGCAACCGCAAGCAATGAAGCTGCGCCACTGAAAATGCCGGTTTTAGTCTCTTCAAACACACCTAAAACCTTATTAGGTAATCAGAAGAAAACACCTATATCATTGCTGGCATTATTATGGGTTTTACTGGTAGTTTCAGCGAGTCAACCACAGTGGTTAGGCGAGCCTGTAAATATTCCCACTGAAGGACGAGAACTTATGGTTGCCGTCGACCTGTCTGGCAGTATGCAAGTGGAAGACATGAGCTTAAATGGCGCAACCGTTAATCGTCTTGATATGTTAAAAGTACTATTAGGAGACTTTATTGATCGCAGAGTTGGTGATCGCATCGGTTTGATCTTATTCGGTGATGACGCCTATATGCAAACGCCCATGACTTTTGATAGAAAAACCGTCAAACAGATGCTCGATGAAACGGTACTAGGTTTGGTTGGTAAGCAAACTGCAATTGGTGATGCTATTGCGCTTTCCGTTAAACGTTTTGCCGAAAAGAAAGATTCAAACCGCGTTCTCTTGTTATTAACTGACGGTCAAAACACCGCGGGTAAAATATTACCTGAACAAGCACTAGAATTAGCTGTTGCGAAAAACGTGACGATTTATTCTGTTGGTATTGGTGCTGATGTGATGATCCAACGTTCGTTATTTGGTAAACGCCGCGTAAATCCATCAAGTGAGTTAGATGAAGAAACATTAACTAAACTTGCTGTAGATACCGGTGGTAAATACTTCCGCGCACGAAGCAGTGAAGACATGGAAGAAATCTATCAATTACTCGATCAACTAGAGCCTGTTGAGCAAGAACAGCAACAAATGCGACCATTAACCGCCCTGTTTTATTACCCTTTAGCATTTGCTGCTATTATCGTTTTTAGTTACATTTTATGGTTAAATATTTCAATATATCGACCAATAGGAAAATCAAAAAATACACAAGTAGTAGGTGATAATAATGGCTGA